The genomic stretch AGGGCTTTGCACACAGGTCCACTATCTGTCCAACCGTGCACTTGCAGCTGCCTGAAACATTTGATCTGCATCTGACCAGAGGCCAGAGGGTGAATTGAAGTCCAGTCCATCACCAACGCATTCATAGAGCTGCATTCAGATACTTCAAATTGTGCATGCCCAGTCCTCCCAAGCTCTTCAGCTTACGCATTTTCCCCATGCTACGAGACAGTGCCCACCTTCTGCATCATCAGATCCATACCACAGGAAAGACCAACAAATTTTGTTTATGCACTTGATGACCCATGAAGGGATGTCAAAGGAGAGCATATGAAAGACAAGTAATGGCTGTCAGCACATTCTGAACCAAGATTAATCTCCCACTGTTTGTGAGCATCAGAGTTTGCCAGGTAGCTAACTGCAGTTCCACCTTTCGCAGGGATTTAAGAGACATCGGGAATCCCAGGTAACAGCAGGGAAAATCTACTAGCTGTCATGGGAAGGGACCTATGGCAGCCAACATATCAATATCAGAGCATGCAATTGGGACGATGACATACTTGGCAAGGTGCAATTGAGGCCCGAGGCTTGACCAAAAACATCCAGAAACAATCTTGCTTGCTGCTTCTACTTCATTTATTAATTATTACAGAGCGGAGAAACATAGCCACATCGTCCGCAAACAGTGATAACCTGTGTTTGACACCCCAGCGAGGCAAGCTctgaaaattttccctttcttcaGCTTTACAGAAAATTGCATTCAGATCATCCATCAAGGGAAACAGAGGGTGATGCTGGGTCCCCTTGTCACAGCCCTCTTGCATGCCAAATTCAGTCACCTGGGCTTCCATTAATTATCACTTGGTGTTTGCAGTTGACAGCAGGGCAAGCATCCACATAATCATTTTGGGGCCAAAACCTTGGCGTCGTAGCACTTGCAGAAGCAGAGGCCTGGAGATAGAGTTGAAGGCACAGGCGATATCAAGCTTCAGAAACAGGGCAGGACCTTAACGGTGATGAAAGGTTTTCGCAGTCTGACTTACCAGCACATAGTTGTCCTGTATTGATCTCCCACTAATAAAAGCGCTGTGGTTGATGCAATCAGAGAGTTCATGTGAGGTTACCAGCAGCGTTATTAGTCACAAATATTTGTGATTCTCTAAAAAAAGGATGTATATTTGGGACTTACCGCAGTAGACTGTGTAGCACGGTTCACGAATCACGAGTACCTTCATAGCTCCAGCCTGGCCGGAGAGAGCAGCGTTATTAAGACAAGACTCAAAGGATAAGCGTGATTCAGCCTAAAAGTTTCAATCTGACCAAGTGACCATCAGTAATATCTTACAGTAACATACCATATCGGAACAATATAAACAGTGCTAGATCCATGAAAAGCGTATGTGTGTGTAAATATGACGATGGGAACAATTTATTTGCTACATGAAAACTTACTCAGATATTCTCTCTACACAGTAGAAAGCACTAAACAGACTTGAATAAAAGGTGGAGTAAATTTTACAGACAAGGGTATTATTTCTGTAAACCTGTTCGCTTGGCTCATAACTTACACAATTagctaaaatcggatcctagttgCCTAGATTTATCGCGAAAATACAGGCCAACCGGATCCACCCTCCTCCATATCTAGTCCTCCACACACCCAACTGCTCATTTGTACAAACGTGTTGTGCAGTGGTTCGCTTCCATGCTCCGGTTTATTTAGTCCTCATGAAGTCTTTTACATCCTATAATAACTACGTGACTAATCACATTTACCACTAGTATAAGATGATATGGGCCTTTGGATCCCCTAAAATGGATGGCAAATTTGATTTGGAGGTATTGAAAAGGACATCTTTGATATTCCTGTGACCCTAAAATCCTGAGTTACAAAGAGGCAGTAAAGAAACTTTAAGTGAAAAATGGTACACATAATACTTTCTCAAGTCTGATTATTTACACGCGGTGTTTAGCCGATCTCCATTAGACCATTACCCAAAACGGAAATAGCATTGCATTACAACTGTGACATTACAACAGcctccagtttttttttttttttttgatgtttTGACTTTGCGACATCTTCAAGATATTAATTTGACCAATACCTGTTGATAACTTTGTTACTAACATACGCTAGTAAAATTATAACATTGTGAAGTATGTTGAACAAAAAATCTGATGATATACTTTGTAGATGGATAATCCCGTAGTTTGCAAATTCTGAGAAGTTAAAAGTGAACAGAACTAGCAAGATAGAGTACATACTGCCAGGGGGCTTTTCGAGCTATAAGCTGAAAGCACCATGCTGGATCTTGGTGTGCTGCTCGCTTTCCGTAGCCATTTCAGACGACCTCACGTAGCTGAACTGCTCCTGCCATCACCATCTCTTGCATGGCTTCTGCCAGAACAGGTTATTAATCGATATCAACAGGGGCTTTCGCCTTTAAGTATCTGAATTCATAAGATACTTCATGTGTTTCTACATCACCAAGCAAACAGCTACCAATCCTGCCACATGGAAGATTTATGATGTAACAACAATTTCAGAATCCATGGGAGAAAGATCAAAAAGTTGGTTGCTCTACAATGGCAACCTTGACAATTAAAGCAGGACACTgaaaaacagagtgaggttgccaGCAGCTAaataccaaattctctaagaggaGCCCAGCTCAATGAAGCCTTATACAATGAAAATCGAATAACAGCCAATAACTTATCATTCATCGTCATATTCAGAACTTAGCCTCTTTCCTCCAATAGCTTTAGCTCCTCTGGTTCCTCTAAGCACTTAAGAGGCTGTTTCGATAGGTAAGGAACTAAGGATTAGACTCAACTCCATCAAATGCACAAAAATATTGCACCTCAATTTGCCACCACTTCGGAGGAACTAACCTAATCCTTCTCCAGGATTTCTCGTGTTCCCACACTACTTCCACCTCAGCTCAGTCTATGGAGTTGTCACAAGGTACAAGAGCTATGGCGCCGGTGCAGTGTGCACACACTGTAGTTGTAGAAACACAAACATATATATAGATAGAAGGTAATTTGATTTGGAGGCTTGGCTTTCATCATTTCCTTATGAAAAGTTCGCCATCTGACGTGTTACAAGCAACCTAAGTGAGCACTGCGCAGTGAGTATAACATGGAGCTTAGTTTAAACCTTGCCGGCCAGACGTCCACATATCTGGACATATTCTCTTGCCAGTGTCAAAAGCTATTCAACCCTATAGGCACCTGGTCAAGCAAAACCCACATAGAGtgattgttttctttattttctctcTCAAATACATGCGGGAGAACTGTGTGGTTCCAATATATCAATGTTCCATAAAACCTGTTCAATATTGTCCTTGTTGGCTCGAAGAAGCTGGTTCCCGAAACTTCTTGGCACTTGACACATTAATGGCACCAATTCGGCAACTCAATGCTTGTAATTTTATATTTGGCACATTCACTTTGACAGCACCTACTCAGCCACTCGAATGTTTGAAATAGTGTAATCGACAAAAACTGTCTAGCTGAGTTGCCAACTCATCTGATTTATCCTTCCCAGCCACCATGTGACTACATCCTTTGTCAAAGCAAAGCATATACTGAACTGAGAGTTATGTCACTAGACTCGCCAAACTGCTTCAAAATCCGTTGCCTACTATATGGAGCTAGTTATTTGATTCCGAGAGAGAATATCCAGGAAGCTTGTCGACTTTGACTTCCTTCATGAAGCCTCTTATTCTCTCCGCATCAACATACCTTCCGGCGTCAGAATATATGTTTGCCAGGCTCATGTAGTAGCCACTCTTTGCAGGAGACATGGCCATCAGCCTCTTCGAAATCCGTTCGGCAGCATCCACTTCACCATGCACTCGGCAAGCTGCCAGTATGCCACCAAGCATGGCCTCGTCTGGCTGGCAAGGCATTTCCTCTATGAGATTGACGGCCTCGGTAACACGGCCAGCCCTCCCTAACGCATCAGCCACGCAAGAGTAATGCTTCAGCTCAGGCTTGATGCCCTTCTGCTTCATCTGCTGGAATATAGCATATGCTTTCTCCACCATGCCCGAATGTGCACAGGCTGACAGGGCCCCTAGGAAAGTGACCGAGTTCTGCTCCACTCCTCTGGCCACCATCTCATCGAAAAGCCTCAGAGCAACATCGGAGCTCCCGTTCAAACCATGACCGACGATCAGAGCGCTCCACGAGATAACATCCCGCCTGAGCATCACGGAGAACACCCGTTCGGCATAGGCAAGCTCCCCGCACTTGACGTACATGTCCACGAGGGCGTTTCCTAGGGAGAGAGGCATCCCCAGGAACCTCCGGAAGCAGCACGTGTGCATGCTTCTCCCGTGGCGCCGCCAGCCGAGCTGCCCGCACGCGAGAAGAAGGCTGACCATGACCACCGTGTCGAGCTGCACCTCGGCCGCCACCATCCCCTCAAAGAACCGCATCGCCTCCTCTGGCTGCCCACCCTGGGAGTAAGCGGAGAGCATGGATGTCCACAGGACGGCGTCCCTCTCGCGCATTCCGTCGAACAGCCTCCGCGCGTGGGGGAGGTTCGACATGCCCGCGTAGCATTGCACCAGCGCGGACGCCACGAAGAGGTTTCCCTGGGCGCCTAGCTTGACGGAGAGCGCGTGCGAGGAGGCGGCGAGGGCCGCGGAGCCGGTGAGCGCGCATGAGCGGAGGACGGGGGGCAGGGTGAAGTGGTCCGGCGGGAAGCCTCGCGCGagcatgtcgcggaaggttcggaGCGCCTGCGAGGGGCGGCCGGAGCGCGCGTGCGAGGCGACGAGGGCGTTGAAGGAGGCGACGGTGGCGGGGGCTGGCATGCGGTGCGGCCGAGAGTTGTTAGCGACGCCGGCCGCCGTGTCCTCCGGAGCGAGCGCGGAGTACTTACGATTCGTaagcacaggggacgcaccgaggAAGTGAGCTCGCCAGCGGCCAGCGCGATTGTACTAGGTCGATAAGAACATCTCCAGccgcccccaaagggatttgggcgcgCAAAAACCGTTCAGGCCTGCTCTCGAAGtcgtttttgtccggcgcgtcacgatcacggtgtccggcgcccgagcccgtccccgtcccacgggggccGCCGGGGCGCCGGACACAGCGAAAagtgaggcgggctcccacatatcggcgactatttgcataaaccgttggttcgcgcctcttttctcgtcgctccctcCTTCTCGCGTctcaccccgccgccgccgctcggatttcccggccgtttgggcgtcgatCTCTGgcggagtcggcaccgttgttgcgggcggggctcccgccggtcgtggcgccgccgccgcgtcgccggccagcgtcccagaacgcgccgtcaaatctgtcccacctccgcgcacagaaggtgctcgacgacttgccaggtaggcgcgattggccgctgtttgtcccgtcgtctgcctcggcgcaattttaaccattgattttgctttagccatggacagcgacgatgagatggttgccctgctgctggaggacgagcaagccttcgatgacgaccttgttatcaccagaatttgaccggatcagaggtgggtcgcgattaagatgggcttgaagaatatacgcggaagatatacatgaatcggcattgtatacaaagtttgggctagtttgcccgtgtatctgtaaatatagtaggatacgtgtcggttagatagattttggctcgtgcacggttgggattattcccacgttagaaagtctacggactataaatatgtatctagggttattgagaaagacaacaatcacgttcatcacaaaccaatctaggcgcatcgccaaccccttgtttcgagggtttcttccgggtaagcatcatgctgcctagatcgcatcttgcgatctaagcagtatacgtttattcgttgttcatgcgttgctcgtgctgaagctttgttgatggcgagcagtgtagttatcatagatgtgttagggttagcattgtttcatcgtgtcacatgcttttgcccatgcaacccttagacgtctagccgcccttacacctatcttaggtgtaagggcggcacctcgcttgatcattatttagtagatccgatccgttatgattgctccttgttcttcaagggttagtttaatatctgcatagttagaccttgcaaacgggttgaaggatccagtagcacgtagggtgtagtttgctagcccaagataagatgttccggggatcaacttcatgttggtttttaggccttgtctagagttggtttattatcaccgtgcgtggctgccaggctcaatcacgcgtaggatgttccgattatgtggtgaaaaccctaaatcgtcgtaggtcgttttagctttatattgatcaagcaggaccaccatgtgatagtagacctcatacgaatcatgggtggatcggctccttgagccgattcacaagacaacctgagagccgatcgaggctcgtatttaatgtttacgtgtatgccatgcaggaaactaagcgaagcaaatccatcaccttcccgaccgggtataggtcg from Lolium rigidum isolate FL_2022 chromosome 4, APGP_CSIRO_Lrig_0.1, whole genome shotgun sequence encodes the following:
- the LOC124650407 gene encoding pentatricopeptide repeat-containing protein At4g14170-like, which translates into the protein MLARGFPPDHFTLPPVLRSCALTGSAALAASSHALSVKLGAQGNLFVASALVQCYAGMSNLPHARRLFDGMRERDAVLWTSMLSAYSQGGQPEEAMRFFEGMVAAEVQLDTVVMVSLLLACGQLGWRRHGRSMHTCCFRRFLGMPLSLGNALVDMYVKCGELAYAERVFSVMLRRDVISWSALIVGHGLNGSSDVALRLFDEMVARGVEQNSVTFLGALSACAHSGMVEKAYAIFQQMKQKGIKPELKHYSCVADALGRAGRVTEAVNLIEEMPCQPDEAMLGGILAACRVHGEVDAAERISKRLMAMSPAKSGYYMSLANIYSDAGRYVDAERIRGFMKEVKVDKLPGYSLSESNN